The Manis javanica isolate MJ-LG chromosome 4, MJ_LKY, whole genome shotgun sequence genome contains a region encoding:
- the LOC108401227 gene encoding asialoglycoprotein receptor 2 isoform X3 yields the protein MERNTGHQGRLWEGLPPPQPRVLQHLCSRPHLSLLVLGFNVLLLVAICVIGSQKALLQMELWTLKATFSNFSSSTLGDIQALSSHGGSAGDRLTSLEAKLEKQKQDQKADYAALLLHLKHFPLDLRVLACQMTFFQSNGTECCPVDWLEREGSCYWFSRSGKTWPEAEKYCQLENAHLVVVNSREEQKFIVQHTNPFHTWIGLTDSDGSWKWVDGTDYRHNYKNWAATQPDDWQGHEVGGGEDCAEVRSDGRWNDNFCQQVQRWVCEMRRNITSQGF from the exons ATGGAGAGAAACACAGGGCATCAGGGAAGACTGTGGGAAG ggctgcctcctccccagccccgtGTGCTACAGCACCTCTGCTCCAGGCCTCACCTCAGTCTGCTGGTCCTGGGCTTCAACGTCCTGCTGCTGGTGGCCATCTGTGTGATTGGGTCCCAAA AAGCCCTACTGCAAATGGAGCTGTGGACCCTAAAAGCAACTTTCAGCAACTTCTCCTCCAGCACGCTGGGGGACATCCAGGCTCTCAGCTCCCACG GAGGCAGTGCAGGTGACAGGCTGACATCTCTGGAAGCCAAGCTGGAGAAACAGAAGCAGGACCAGAAGGCAG ATTACGCCGCCTTGCTGCTTCACCTGAAACACTTCCCACTGGATCTGCGAGTCCTGGCTTGTCAGATGACATTCTTCCAGAGCAACG GCACAGAATGCTGCCCGGTGGACTGGCTGGAGCGTGAAGGCAGCTGCTACTGGTTCTCTCGCTCTGGGAAGACCTGGCCCGAGGCTGAGAAGTACTGCCAGCTGGAGAACGCCCACCTGGTGGTCGTCAACTCCAGGGAGGAGCAG AAATTCATTGTACAACACACGAACCCCTTTCATACCTGGATAGGTTTGACTGACAGCGATGGCTCTTGGAAATGGGTAGATGGCACAGATTATAGGCATAACTATAA GAACTGGGCCGCCACTCAGCCAGACGACTGGCAGGGGCACGAGGTGGGTGGAGGTGAAGACTGTGCCGAAGTCCGGTCTGATGGCCGCTGGAACGACAATTTCTGCCAGCAGGTGCAACGCTGGGTGTGTGAGATGAGGCGGAACATTACCAGCCAGGGGTTCTGA
- the LOC108401227 gene encoding asialoglycoprotein receptor 2 isoform X4 produces MAKDFQDIQQLDSEENDHQLGRGLPPPQPRVLQHLCSRPHLSLLVLGFNVLLLVAICVIGSQKALLQMELWTLKATFSNFSSSTLGDIQALSSHGGSAGDRLTSLEAKLEKQKQDQKADYAALLLHLKHFPLDLRVLACQMTFFQSNGTECCPVDWLEREGSCYWFSRSGKTWPEAEKYCQLENAHLVVVNSREEQVEVANIQAMWAYTHVNFMGVNLRFQFSVTWPTASS; encoded by the exons ATGGCAAAGGACTTTCAGGACATCCAGCAGCTGGACTCCGAGGAAAACGATCACCAGCTCGGTAGAG ggctgcctcctccccagccccgtGTGCTACAGCACCTCTGCTCCAGGCCTCACCTCAGTCTGCTGGTCCTGGGCTTCAACGTCCTGCTGCTGGTGGCCATCTGTGTGATTGGGTCCCAAA AAGCCCTACTGCAAATGGAGCTGTGGACCCTAAAAGCAACTTTCAGCAACTTCTCCTCCAGCACGCTGGGGGACATCCAGGCTCTCAGCTCCCACG GAGGCAGTGCAGGTGACAGGCTGACATCTCTGGAAGCCAAGCTGGAGAAACAGAAGCAGGACCAGAAGGCAG ATTACGCCGCCTTGCTGCTTCACCTGAAACACTTCCCACTGGATCTGCGAGTCCTGGCTTGTCAGATGACATTCTTCCAGAGCAACG GCACAGAATGCTGCCCGGTGGACTGGCTGGAGCGTGAAGGCAGCTGCTACTGGTTCTCTCGCTCTGGGAAGACCTGGCCCGAGGCTGAGAAGTACTGCCAGCTGGAGAACGCCCACCTGGTGGTCGTCAACTCCAGGGAGGAGCAG GTTGAAGTTGCCAATATCCAAGCAATGTGGGCCTATACGCATGTCAATTTCATGGGGGTCAACCTAAGATTTCAGTTCTCTGTGACTTGGCCCACAGCAAGTTCCTGA
- the LOC108401227 gene encoding asialoglycoprotein receptor 2 isoform X1 — protein MAKDFQDIQQLDSEENDHQLGRGLPPPQPRVLQHLCSRPHLSLLVLGFNVLLLVAICVIGSQKALLQMELWTLKATFSNFSSSTLGDIQALSSHGGSAGDRLTSLEAKLEKQKQDQKADYAALLLHLKHFPLDLRVLACQMTFFQSNGTECCPVDWLEREGSCYWFSRSGKTWPEAEKYCQLENAHLVVVNSREEQKFIVQHTNPFHTWIGLTDSDGSWKWVDGTDYRHNYKNWAATQPDDWQGHEVGGGEDCAEVRSDGRWNDNFCQQVQRWVCEMRRNITSQGF, from the exons ATGGCAAAGGACTTTCAGGACATCCAGCAGCTGGACTCCGAGGAAAACGATCACCAGCTCGGTAGAG ggctgcctcctccccagccccgtGTGCTACAGCACCTCTGCTCCAGGCCTCACCTCAGTCTGCTGGTCCTGGGCTTCAACGTCCTGCTGCTGGTGGCCATCTGTGTGATTGGGTCCCAAA AAGCCCTACTGCAAATGGAGCTGTGGACCCTAAAAGCAACTTTCAGCAACTTCTCCTCCAGCACGCTGGGGGACATCCAGGCTCTCAGCTCCCACG GAGGCAGTGCAGGTGACAGGCTGACATCTCTGGAAGCCAAGCTGGAGAAACAGAAGCAGGACCAGAAGGCAG ATTACGCCGCCTTGCTGCTTCACCTGAAACACTTCCCACTGGATCTGCGAGTCCTGGCTTGTCAGATGACATTCTTCCAGAGCAACG GCACAGAATGCTGCCCGGTGGACTGGCTGGAGCGTGAAGGCAGCTGCTACTGGTTCTCTCGCTCTGGGAAGACCTGGCCCGAGGCTGAGAAGTACTGCCAGCTGGAGAACGCCCACCTGGTGGTCGTCAACTCCAGGGAGGAGCAG AAATTCATTGTACAACACACGAACCCCTTTCATACCTGGATAGGTTTGACTGACAGCGATGGCTCTTGGAAATGGGTAGATGGCACAGATTATAGGCATAACTATAA GAACTGGGCCGCCACTCAGCCAGACGACTGGCAGGGGCACGAGGTGGGTGGAGGTGAAGACTGTGCCGAAGTCCGGTCTGATGGCCGCTGGAACGACAATTTCTGCCAGCAGGTGCAACGCTGGGTGTGTGAGATGAGGCGGAACATTACCAGCCAGGGGTTCTGA
- the LOC108401227 gene encoding asialoglycoprotein receptor 2 isoform X2 codes for MAKDFQDIQQLDSEENDHQLGRGLPPPQPRVLQHLCSRPHLSLLVLGFNVLLLVAICVIGSQTLLQMELWTLKATFSNFSSSTLGDIQALSSHGGSAGDRLTSLEAKLEKQKQDQKADYAALLLHLKHFPLDLRVLACQMTFFQSNGTECCPVDWLEREGSCYWFSRSGKTWPEAEKYCQLENAHLVVVNSREEQKFIVQHTNPFHTWIGLTDSDGSWKWVDGTDYRHNYKNWAATQPDDWQGHEVGGGEDCAEVRSDGRWNDNFCQQVQRWVCEMRRNITSQGF; via the exons ATGGCAAAGGACTTTCAGGACATCCAGCAGCTGGACTCCGAGGAAAACGATCACCAGCTCGGTAGAG ggctgcctcctccccagccccgtGTGCTACAGCACCTCTGCTCCAGGCCTCACCTCAGTCTGCTGGTCCTGGGCTTCAACGTCCTGCTGCTGGTGGCCATCTGTGTGATTGGGTCCCAAA CCCTACTGCAAATGGAGCTGTGGACCCTAAAAGCAACTTTCAGCAACTTCTCCTCCAGCACGCTGGGGGACATCCAGGCTCTCAGCTCCCACG GAGGCAGTGCAGGTGACAGGCTGACATCTCTGGAAGCCAAGCTGGAGAAACAGAAGCAGGACCAGAAGGCAG ATTACGCCGCCTTGCTGCTTCACCTGAAACACTTCCCACTGGATCTGCGAGTCCTGGCTTGTCAGATGACATTCTTCCAGAGCAACG GCACAGAATGCTGCCCGGTGGACTGGCTGGAGCGTGAAGGCAGCTGCTACTGGTTCTCTCGCTCTGGGAAGACCTGGCCCGAGGCTGAGAAGTACTGCCAGCTGGAGAACGCCCACCTGGTGGTCGTCAACTCCAGGGAGGAGCAG AAATTCATTGTACAACACACGAACCCCTTTCATACCTGGATAGGTTTGACTGACAGCGATGGCTCTTGGAAATGGGTAGATGGCACAGATTATAGGCATAACTATAA GAACTGGGCCGCCACTCAGCCAGACGACTGGCAGGGGCACGAGGTGGGTGGAGGTGAAGACTGTGCCGAAGTCCGGTCTGATGGCCGCTGGAACGACAATTTCTGCCAGCAGGTGCAACGCTGGGTGTGTGAGATGAGGCGGAACATTACCAGCCAGGGGTTCTGA